In the genome of Capra hircus breed San Clemente chromosome 5, ASM170441v1, whole genome shotgun sequence, one region contains:
- the CPT1B gene encoding LOW QUALITY PROTEIN: carnitine O-palmitoyltransferase 1, muscle isoform (The sequence of the model RefSeq protein was modified relative to this genomic sequence to represent the inferred CDS: inserted 1 base in 1 codon) encodes MAEAHQAVAFQFTVTPEGVDFQLSREVLKQIYLSGVRSWKKRLIRIKNGILRGVYPGSPTSWLVVVMTTVGSSCYNVDVSMGLVYYIQRWLPEGRPYRTPYTRXLLSMAVFSTGVWVMGIFFFRQTLKLLLSYHGWMFEMHGQTSHLTRVWAVCVRLLSGRRPMLYSFQTSLPKLPVPSVPATVHRYLESVEHLLDDEQYYRMEMLAKEFEEKTAPRLQKYLVLKSWWATNYVSDWWEEYVYLRGRNPLMVNSNYYVMDLVLVKNTDVQAARLGNAVHAMITYRRKLDREEIKPVMALGLVPMCSYQMERMFNTTRIPGKDTDMLQHLPDSRHVAVYHKGRFFKLWLYEGCRLLKPRDLEMQFQRILDDPSPPQPGEERLAALTAGGRVEWAQARQAFFSSGKNKAALDAIERAAFFVALDEESHHYDPEDEASLSLYGKALLHGNCYNRWFDKSFTLISFKNGQLGLNTEHAWADAPIIGHLWEFVLGTDSFHLGYTETGHCLGKPNPVLPPPQRLQWDISEQCQAVIESSYQVAKALADDVELYCFQFLPFGKGLIKKCRTSPDAFVQIALQLAHFRDKGKFCLTYEASMTRMFREGRTETVRSCTRESTAFVQAMVQGRHPNEDLRRLFRKAAEKHQNMYRLAMTGAGIDRHLFCLYVVSKYLGVESPFLAEVLSEPWRLSTSQIAQFQIRMFDPNKYPKHLGAGGGFGPVADDGYGVSYMIAGENTIFFHVSSKFSSSETNAQRFGNQIRQALLDIANLFQVSKADG; translated from the exons ATGGCGGAAGCGCACCAGGCTGTGGCCTTCCAGTTCACTGTGACCCCAGAGGGGGTCGACTTCCAGCTCAGTCGGGAGGTGCTGAAACAGATCTATCTGTCTGGGGTCAGGTCCTGGAAGAAACGCCTGATTCGCATCAAG AATGGCATCCTGAGGGGCGTGTACCCTGGCAGCCCCACCAGCTGGCTGGTTGTGGTTATGACAACAGTGGGTTCCTCCTGCTACAACGTGGACGTTTCCATGGGACTGGTCTATTATATCCAGAGATGGCTTCCTGAGGG ACGTCCCTACCGGACCCCATACACCC ACCTCCTCAGCATGGCCGTCTTCTCCACGGGCGTCTGGGTGATGGGCATCTTCTTCTTTCGCCAAACCCTGAAACTGCTTCTTTCCTACCACGGTTGGATGTTTGAGATGCACGGCCAGACCAGCCACTTGACCAGAGTCTGGGCT GTCTGCGTCCGCCTTCTGTCTGGCCGACGGCCCATGCTCTACAGCTTCCAGACGTCTCTGCCCAAGCTGCCGGTGCCCAGCGTGCCAGCCACAGTTCATCGG TACCTGGAATCCGTGGAACACTTGTTGGATGATGAGCAGTATTACCGAATGGAGATGCTGGCCAAGGAGTTCGAGGAGAAGACCGCCCCCAGGCTGCAGAAGTACCTGGTGCTCAAGTCCTGGTGGGCAACCAACTAC GTGAGCGACTGGTGGGAGGAGTACGTCTACCTGCGGGGCAGGAACCCCCTCATGGTCAACAGCAACTACTACGTCATG GACCTCGTGCTTGTCAAGAACACAGACGTGCAGGCTGCCCGCCTGGGAAATGCTGTCCACGCCATGATCACGTATCGCCGTAAACTGGACCGTGAAGAGATCAAGCCG GTGATGGCACTGGGCCTTGTGCCCATGTGCTCCTACCAGATGGAGAGGATGTTCAACACCACTCGCATCCCGGGGAAGGACACAG ACATGCTCCAGCACCTCCCGGACAGCAGGCACGTGGCCGTCTACCACAAGGGCCGCTTCTTCAAGCTGTGGCTCTACGAGGGCTGCCGCCTGCTCAAGCCTCGGGACCTGGAGATGCAGTTCCAGAGAATCCTGGacgacccctccccaccccagcccggggaggagaggctggcagCCCTCACTGCAGGGGGAAG AGTGGAGTGGGCGCaggcacgccaggccttcttCAGCTCTGGCAAGAACAAGGCTGCCCTGGATGCCATCGAGCGCGCTGCGTTCTTCGTGGCTCTGGACGAGGAGTCTCACCACTACGACCCAGAGGACGAGGCCAGCCTCAGCCTCTACGGCAAGGCCCTGTTGCACGGCAACTGCTACAACAG GTGGTTCGACAAGTCCTTCACACTCATCTCTTTCAAGAACGGCCAGCTGGGACTCAACACAGAGCACGCGTGGGCAGACGCCCCTATCATAGGGCACCTCTGGGAG TTTGTCCTGGGCACCGACTCCTTCCATCTGGGCTACACAGAGACGGGGCACTGTCTGGGCAAACCCAACCCTGTGCTGCCCCCGCCTCAGCGACTCCAGTGGGACATTTCTGAGCAG TGCCAGGCTGTCATCGAGAGTTCCTACCAGGTGGCCAAGGCTCTGGCGGACGACGTGGAGCTGTACTGCTTCCAGTTCCTGCCCTTTGGCAAAGGCCTCATCAAGAAGTGCCGGACCAGCCCTGACGCCTTCGTGCAGATCGCCCTGCAGCTGGCGCACTTCCGG GACAAGGGCAAGTTCTGCCTGACCTACGAAGCCTCGATGACTAGAATGTTCCGCGAGGGCCGGACAGAGACCGTGCGCTCCTGCACCCGTGAGTCCACAGCATTTGTTCAGGCCATGGTGCAGGGGCGCCACCCG AACGAAGACCTCCGGCGTCTGTTCCGGAAGGCTGCTGAGAAGCACCAGAACATGTACCGCCTGGCCATGACAGGGGCGGGCATCGACAGGCACCTCTTCTGCCTTTACGTGGTCTCCAAGTACCTGGGAGTCGAGTCCCCTTTCCTGGCTGAG GTGCTCTCAGAACCCTGGCGCCTCTCCACTAGCCAGATCGCTCAATTCCAGATCCGTATGTTCGACCCAAACAAGTACCCCAAACACCTGGGTGCTGGCGGTGGCTTTGGCCCT GTGGCAGATGATGGCTACGGTGTTTCCTACATGATCGCAGGTGAGAACACCATCTTCTTCCACGTCTCCAGCAAGTTCTCCAGCTCAGAGACG AATGCCCAGCGCTTTGGGAACCAGATCCGCCAAGCTCTGCTAGACATCGCCAATCTTTTCCAAGTTTCCAAGGCTGATGGCTAA
- the CHKB gene encoding choline/ethanolamine kinase isoform X1, translated as MAAEGTDVVGGGPLGRCLTKDSLLQAKCPDAAPSRRRGSARSRDAERRAYQWCREYLGGAWRQARPEELRVDPVRWEVRGHPLLCARRVGLGPWGPSAFLGRGRAGGAGRGGWTPGRWSGRRAERALLWVCSGGLSNLLFRCSLPDHLPSVGEEPREVLLRLYGAILQGVDSLVLESVMFAILAERSLGPQLYGVFPEGRLEQYIPSRPLKTHELRDPVLSAAIATKMAKFHGMEMPFTKEPHWLFGTMERYLKQIQDLPPTGLPQMNLLEMYSLKDEMGNLRKLLDTTPSPVVFCHNDIQEGNILLLSEPKNTDSLMLVDFEYSSYNYRGFDIGNHFCEWVYDYTHEEWPFYKAQPANYPTEGQQLHFIRHYLAEVQKGEAISQEEQRNLEADLLVEANRYALASHFFWGLWSILQASMSTIEFGYLEYAQSRFQFYFQQKGQLTSLHPSS; from the exons ATGGCGGCCGAGGGGACCGATGTGGTCGGAGGAGGGCCTCTCGGACGCTGCCTGACCAAGGACAGCTTGCTGCAGGCTAAGTGCCCCGACGCGGCGCCGAGCCGGCGGCGTGGCTCGGCGCGCTCACGAGACGCCGAGCGCCGCGCCTACCAGTGGTGCCGAGAGTACTTGGGCGGGGCCTGGCGCCAGGCGCGGCCGGAGGAGCTGAGGGTTGACCCAGTGAGGTGGGAGGTCAGGGGTCACCCCCTCCTGTGCGCGCGCCGGGTCGGGCTCGGGCCCTGGGGACCCTCGGCATTCCTGGgccgggggcgggccgggggcgcggggcgcgggggctGGACGCCGGGCCGGTGGAGCGGACGGCGGGCTGAGCGCGCCCTGCTGTGGGTCTGCAGCGGAGGCCTCAGCAACCTGCTCTTCCGCTGCTCGCTGCCCGACCACCTGCCCAGCGTTGGCGAGGAGCCCCGGGAGGTGCTGCTGCGGCTGTACGGGGCCATCCTGCAG GGCGTGGACTCTTTGGTCCTTGAAAGTGTGATGTTCGCCATACTTGCAGAGCGGTCGCTGGGGCCCCAGCTCTACGGAGTCTTTCCAGAGGGCCGGCTGGAACAGTACATCCCA AGCCGGCCACTGAAGACACATGAGCTTCGAGATCCAGTGTTGTCTGCAGCCATTGCCACGAAGATGGCCAAGTTCCACGGCATGGAGATGCCTTTCACTAAGGAGCCCCACTGGCTATTCGGGACCATGGAGCG GTACTTAAAGCAGATCCAGGACCTGCCCCCTACCGGCCTTCCCCAGATGAACCTGCTGGAGATGTACAGCTTGAAGGATGAGATGGGCAACCTCAG GAAGCTGCTAGACACTACCCCATCACCAGTGGTCTTTTGCCACAATGATATCCAAGAAG GGAACATCTTACTGCTCTCAGAGCCTAAAAACACCGACAGCCTCATGCTGGTGGACTTCGAGTACAGCAGTTATAACTACAG GGGCTTTGACATTGGGAACCATTTTTGTGAGTGGGTTTACGATTATACCCACGAGGAGTGGCCTTTCTACAAAGCGCAGCCTGCAAACTACCCCACTGAGGGACAGCAG CTCCATTTCATTCGCCACTACCTGGCAGAGGTGCAGAAAGGTGAGGCCATCTCCCAAGAggagcagaggaacctggaagcaGATTTGCTGGTGGAAGCTAATCG GTATGCCCTGGCATCTCATTTCTTTTGGGGTCTCTGGTCCATTCTTCAGGCATCCATGTCCACTATAGAATTTGGTTATTTG GAGTATGCGCAGTCTCGGTTCCAGTTCTACTTCCAGCAGAAGGGCCAGCTGACCAGCTTGCACCCCTCATCCTGA
- the CHKB gene encoding choline/ethanolamine kinase isoform X2 has protein sequence MAAEGTDVVGGGPLGRCLTKDSLLQAKCPDAAPSRRRGSARSRDAERRAYQWCREYLGGAWRQARPEELRVDPVSGGLSNLLFRCSLPDHLPSVGEEPREVLLRLYGAILQGVDSLVLESVMFAILAERSLGPQLYGVFPEGRLEQYIPSRPLKTHELRDPVLSAAIATKMAKFHGMEMPFTKEPHWLFGTMERYLKQIQDLPPTGLPQMNLLEMYSLKDEMGNLRKLLDTTPSPVVFCHNDIQEGNILLLSEPKNTDSLMLVDFEYSSYNYRGFDIGNHFCEWVYDYTHEEWPFYKAQPANYPTEGQQLHFIRHYLAEVQKGEAISQEEQRNLEADLLVEANRYALASHFFWGLWSILQASMSTIEFGYLEYAQSRFQFYFQQKGQLTSLHPSS, from the exons ATGGCGGCCGAGGGGACCGATGTGGTCGGAGGAGGGCCTCTCGGACGCTGCCTGACCAAGGACAGCTTGCTGCAGGCTAAGTGCCCCGACGCGGCGCCGAGCCGGCGGCGTGGCTCGGCGCGCTCACGAGACGCCGAGCGCCGCGCCTACCAGTGGTGCCGAGAGTACTTGGGCGGGGCCTGGCGCCAGGCGCGGCCGGAGGAGCTGAGGGTTGACCCAGTGAG CGGAGGCCTCAGCAACCTGCTCTTCCGCTGCTCGCTGCCCGACCACCTGCCCAGCGTTGGCGAGGAGCCCCGGGAGGTGCTGCTGCGGCTGTACGGGGCCATCCTGCAG GGCGTGGACTCTTTGGTCCTTGAAAGTGTGATGTTCGCCATACTTGCAGAGCGGTCGCTGGGGCCCCAGCTCTACGGAGTCTTTCCAGAGGGCCGGCTGGAACAGTACATCCCA AGCCGGCCACTGAAGACACATGAGCTTCGAGATCCAGTGTTGTCTGCAGCCATTGCCACGAAGATGGCCAAGTTCCACGGCATGGAGATGCCTTTCACTAAGGAGCCCCACTGGCTATTCGGGACCATGGAGCG GTACTTAAAGCAGATCCAGGACCTGCCCCCTACCGGCCTTCCCCAGATGAACCTGCTGGAGATGTACAGCTTGAAGGATGAGATGGGCAACCTCAG GAAGCTGCTAGACACTACCCCATCACCAGTGGTCTTTTGCCACAATGATATCCAAGAAG GGAACATCTTACTGCTCTCAGAGCCTAAAAACACCGACAGCCTCATGCTGGTGGACTTCGAGTACAGCAGTTATAACTACAG GGGCTTTGACATTGGGAACCATTTTTGTGAGTGGGTTTACGATTATACCCACGAGGAGTGGCCTTTCTACAAAGCGCAGCCTGCAAACTACCCCACTGAGGGACAGCAG CTCCATTTCATTCGCCACTACCTGGCAGAGGTGCAGAAAGGTGAGGCCATCTCCCAAGAggagcagaggaacctggaagcaGATTTGCTGGTGGAAGCTAATCG GTATGCCCTGGCATCTCATTTCTTTTGGGGTCTCTGGTCCATTCTTCAGGCATCCATGTCCACTATAGAATTTGGTTATTTG GAGTATGCGCAGTCTCGGTTCCAGTTCTACTTCCAGCAGAAGGGCCAGCTGACCAGCTTGCACCCCTCATCCTGA